A stretch of the Streptomyces sp. WMMB303 genome encodes the following:
- a CDS encoding TetR/AcrR family transcriptional regulator: protein MSENGTGLRARKRQRTYRAISDAAVSLFLEKGFDTVSVSEIAEAAEVSKPTLFRHFPTKEDMALHRFADHEDEAARVVAGRPARESPLTALENHFLAGLRARDPVTGLCDEPEVLAFHRLLYGTPELVARLHSYTARSEEALADALATGADDPADGAADAGATPGLTARLAAGQLVTSQRVLATANWRRIAGGASADSVSAVAQEDARRAFALLRTGLTPFA from the coding sequence ATGAGCGAGAACGGCACCGGACTGCGCGCACGCAAGCGACAACGCACCTACCGGGCGATCTCCGACGCGGCCGTCTCCCTCTTCCTGGAGAAGGGCTTCGACACCGTCTCGGTGTCCGAGATCGCCGAGGCCGCCGAGGTCTCCAAACCGACCCTCTTCCGCCACTTCCCCACCAAGGAGGACATGGCGCTGCACCGCTTCGCCGACCACGAGGACGAAGCCGCACGCGTGGTGGCGGGGCGCCCGGCCCGGGAGTCGCCGCTCACCGCGCTGGAGAACCACTTCCTGGCAGGGCTCCGAGCCCGCGACCCGGTCACCGGACTGTGCGACGAGCCGGAGGTGCTCGCCTTCCACCGGCTGCTCTACGGCACACCCGAACTGGTCGCACGGCTGCACTCCTACACCGCGCGGTCCGAAGAAGCGCTGGCGGACGCGCTGGCGACAGGCGCAGACGATCCGGCCGACGGCGCCGCGGACGCGGGCGCCACACCCGGACTGACGGCGCGGCTGGCGGCCGGGCAGCTCGTGACGTCCCAGCGCGTGCTCGCGACCGCCAACTGGCGGCGCATCGCGGGCGGCGCGAGCGCGGACAGCGTCTCCGCGGTGGCCCAGGAGGACGCCCGCCGCGCCTTCGCACTGCTGCGCACCGGGCTGACGCCGTTCGCCTGA
- a CDS encoding helix-turn-helix transcriptional regulator, translated as MEAQPRRETSPGRILDHPRGGPTILRIVLGTQLRRLREEQGISREAAGEAIRGSHAKISRLELGRVGCKERDVADLLTLYEVWDQQQREEYLELARQAGSPGWWQKYSDVMSPWFDRLLGLEEAASVIRAYEVQFVPGLLQTRDYAREVIRLGHPRDDSRRSERRIELRMERQSILDQPHSPRLWAVMDEAALRRPLGTREVMRAQLEHLIDVAQRPNVTLQIAPFSMGGLAAAGGPVTILRFLEPDLPDIVYLEQLTSSLYLEKRDEVEGYLVVMDRLCAMAEPPNRTVAFLEKLLSEY; from the coding sequence ATGGAGGCACAGCCGCGACGCGAGACGTCGCCCGGACGCATCCTGGACCACCCCAGGGGCGGACCGACGATCCTGCGTATCGTCCTGGGCACCCAACTGCGGCGGCTGCGCGAGGAGCAGGGCATCTCCCGGGAGGCCGCGGGGGAGGCGATCCGCGGTTCGCACGCCAAGATCAGCCGCCTGGAGCTGGGGCGGGTCGGCTGCAAGGAGCGGGACGTCGCCGACCTGCTCACGCTGTACGAGGTGTGGGACCAGCAGCAGCGCGAGGAGTATCTGGAGCTGGCCCGGCAGGCCGGCTCACCGGGCTGGTGGCAGAAGTACAGCGACGTGATGTCTCCGTGGTTCGACCGGCTGCTCGGCCTGGAGGAGGCCGCGTCCGTCATCCGCGCCTACGAGGTGCAGTTCGTACCCGGACTCCTGCAGACCCGCGACTACGCCCGCGAGGTCATCCGGCTCGGCCACCCCCGCGACGACAGCCGGCGCAGCGAGCGCCGTATCGAGCTGCGCATGGAACGCCAGTCGATCCTCGACCAGCCGCACTCCCCTCGGCTGTGGGCCGTGATGGACGAGGCCGCGCTGCGCCGCCCGCTGGGGACCCGCGAGGTGATGCGCGCCCAGCTCGAGCACCTCATCGACGTCGCCCAGCGGCCCAACGTCACGCTGCAGATCGCCCCGTTCAGCATGGGCGGACTCGCCGCCGCGGGCGGCCCGGTCACGATCCTGCGCTTCCTGGAGCCCGATCTCCCGGACATCGTCTACCTCGAACAGCTCACCTCGTCGCTCTACCTGGAGAAGCGGGACGAGGTGGAGGGCTACCTGGTGGTCATGGACCGACTGTGCGCGATGGCCGAACCCCCGAACCGAACCGTGGCGTTCCTGGAGAAGCTGCTGAGCGAGTACTGA
- a CDS encoding ATP-binding domain-containing protein, whose product MPGQDTTEENPLRAELAAERAYTDLCRAALGTADAAARDRVREGAGVLTGQHSGEAAAEGVAGDGASAEALGRHLRSRAAELRREPDGPPFFGRLDFLDTGSGGEEAGEHRGQRYYIGRRRVSEHPSAPPLVLDWRAPVSRAFYQATAAHPRGVGSRRRFGWAPEGTGTAADLTGLEDERLTDPLPEGAGEEPRPPDAVAGPALASRIVAGEIERPRVGPMRDIVATIQPEQDDLVRSGPDSSMCVQGAPGTGKTAVGLHRAAYLLYTHPRRIERGGMLVVGPNPAFLAYISAVLPALGEGGVRQCTVRDLLPGLPVRAEDPPRVVELKHSARMAEVLRRALLGRVRLPDSPLAVPDGSYRWRLDESELRALVEETLAQQPPYEVGRERVRARTAALLREQAERRAGPPGGAWLRRMGRTRALTGFLDAVWPRTKPEEVVAGLLGDAEALARAADGLLGAEEQRVLLWQGRRPRSPRTAHWSEADLLLLDEAAGLIAHPEESFRHVVVDEAQDLSPMQCRVLARRSRFGSLTVLGDLAQGTTPWAARDWPGQLAHLGAPGAAVTALTTGFRVPSELLRPANRLLEALEVSVPPARSLRTGGELRTVRVATAAELVRAVPERVAAALAREGSVGVITSGARAASVRAALEAAGITTGAPGGEPRRVAVVEAELAKGLEYDHVVLVEPAELAGRGLLGLRHLYVALTRAVSRLEIVHAAGLPEALRD is encoded by the coding sequence ATGCCGGGGCAAGACACCACGGAGGAGAACCCGCTCCGGGCCGAACTGGCCGCCGAGCGCGCCTATACCGATCTGTGCCGCGCCGCGCTCGGCACCGCGGACGCCGCCGCCCGGGACCGGGTCCGAGAGGGCGCCGGAGTACTGACCGGGCAGCACTCCGGCGAGGCGGCCGCGGAGGGCGTGGCGGGTGACGGGGCGAGCGCGGAGGCGCTGGGCCGCCATCTGCGCAGCCGGGCCGCGGAACTGCGCAGGGAACCGGACGGGCCGCCGTTCTTCGGACGGCTCGACTTCCTCGACACGGGGAGCGGCGGCGAGGAGGCCGGCGAGCACCGCGGGCAGCGCTACTACATCGGCCGGCGGCGCGTCAGCGAACACCCTTCGGCACCCCCGCTGGTGCTGGACTGGCGCGCCCCGGTCTCCCGGGCCTTCTACCAGGCGACCGCCGCGCACCCGCGGGGAGTGGGCTCCCGGCGCCGGTTCGGCTGGGCGCCGGAGGGCACCGGCACCGCAGCGGATCTGACCGGGCTGGAGGACGAACGGCTCACGGACCCGCTGCCAGAGGGCGCCGGCGAGGAGCCCCGGCCCCCGGACGCGGTGGCCGGACCCGCCCTCGCCTCCCGGATCGTCGCCGGAGAGATCGAACGTCCGCGGGTCGGGCCGATGCGCGACATCGTCGCCACCATCCAGCCCGAGCAGGACGACCTGGTGCGCTCGGGCCCCGACAGTTCGATGTGCGTCCAGGGTGCGCCGGGCACGGGGAAGACCGCGGTCGGGCTGCACCGTGCCGCGTATCTGCTCTACACCCATCCCCGGCGGATCGAGCGCGGCGGCATGCTCGTCGTCGGCCCCAACCCGGCTTTCCTGGCCTACATCTCGGCCGTGCTGCCCGCGCTCGGCGAGGGCGGGGTACGCCAGTGCACCGTGCGGGACCTGCTGCCGGGGCTCCCGGTGCGGGCCGAGGACCCCCCGCGGGTGGTGGAGTTGAAGCACAGCGCCCGGATGGCCGAGGTGCTGCGACGGGCCCTCCTCGGGCGGGTACGACTGCCGGACAGCCCGCTGGCGGTACCGGACGGCTCCTACCGCTGGCGGCTGGACGAGTCCGAACTGCGTGCGCTCGTCGAGGAGACACTGGCACAGCAGCCGCCCTATGAGGTGGGGAGGGAGCGGGTGCGGGCCCGTACGGCGGCGCTGCTGCGGGAGCAGGCCGAGCGCCGTGCCGGGCCGCCCGGCGGCGCCTGGCTGCGGCGGATGGGCCGGACCAGGGCGCTCACCGGGTTCCTCGACGCGGTGTGGCCCCGGACCAAGCCGGAGGAGGTCGTCGCCGGGTTGCTGGGCGACGCGGAAGCGCTGGCCCGGGCCGCCGACGGGCTGCTGGGCGCGGAGGAGCAGCGGGTGCTGCTGTGGCAGGGGCGCCGCCCGCGGTCGCCGCGCACGGCCCACTGGTCGGAGGCGGATCTGCTGCTGCTGGACGAGGCGGCGGGACTGATCGCACATCCCGAGGAGAGTTTCCGGCACGTGGTGGTGGACGAGGCACAGGACCTCTCCCCCATGCAGTGCCGCGTCCTGGCACGCCGGAGCCGTTTCGGTTCCCTGACCGTACTGGGCGACCTGGCGCAGGGAACGACGCCCTGGGCGGCGCGCGACTGGCCGGGGCAGTTGGCGCATCTGGGCGCGCCCGGAGCGGCTGTCACTGCGCTGACCACCGGCTTCCGGGTGCCGTCCGAACTGCTCAGGCCGGCCAACCGGCTGCTGGAAGCGCTGGAGGTGTCGGTACCGCCCGCCCGTTCGCTGCGCACCGGGGGCGAACTGCGTACGGTCCGGGTGGCGACGGCTGCCGAGCTGGTCCGAGCCGTGCCGGAGCGGGTCGCCGCGGCTCTGGCGCGCGAGGGCTCGGTCGGGGTGATCACGTCCGGGGCGCGGGCCGCATCTGTGCGCGCGGCGCTGGAGGCGGCGGGGATCACGACCGGCGCACCGGGAGGAGAGCCACGGCGGGTCGCGGTGGTGGAGGCGGAACTCGCCAAGGGCCTGGAGTACGACCATGTGGTGCTGGTGGAACCGGCCGAACTGGCGGGCCGCGGCCTGCTGGGGCTACGGCACCTCTACGTCGCGCTGACCCGCGCGGTGTCCCGGCTGGAGATCGTGCACGCCGCCGGACTACCGGAAGCTCTGCGGGACTGA
- a CDS encoding DUF397 domain-containing protein — MQIENGIEATKIEGAAWRKSRRSNPNGNCVEVAALPGQGVAVRNSRFPSGPALVYTPAEIAAFVQGAKDGDFDDLLDA, encoded by the coding sequence ATGCAGATCGAGAACGGCATCGAGGCCACGAAGATCGAGGGTGCCGCCTGGCGCAAGAGCCGCCGCAGCAACCCGAACGGCAACTGCGTGGAGGTGGCAGCGCTTCCCGGACAGGGAGTCGCCGTCCGCAACTCCCGGTTCCCCTCCGGACCCGCCCTGGTCTACACCCCCGCCGAGATCGCGGCATTCGTCCAGGGCGCCAAGGACGGCGACTTCGACGACCTGCTGGACGCCTAG
- a CDS encoding universal stress protein yields the protein MSESNERPAGISAPADGVGRVVVGVDGSPHSLRALDRAADEAERRGAELEVLCGGVSARRGAYPETEADRERMRQATREVADSAAERARERVPGLTVVATGVSEAAADALVGRSRTAELTVVGTRGHGGFRGLLLGSVSLRLAAHAAGPLMVVRGALPEPGSAPGDVVVGVKSESATQPVEYGLQAAQRSGSAVRVAHCWIYPMLPGVALRLSPQEPSTETKRAEQFVADTLRPFRKRYSQVPLSAEQHQGQPAEHLIKLSEGADVVVLGVRRQARRLSLQVGPVVHAVLHHAKCSVVLVPVP from the coding sequence ATGTCGGAGAGCAACGAGCGCCCCGCAGGAATATCCGCGCCCGCCGACGGAGTCGGCCGTGTCGTGGTCGGGGTCGACGGTTCCCCGCACTCGCTGCGCGCGCTGGACCGGGCTGCCGACGAGGCCGAACGGCGGGGCGCCGAACTGGAGGTGCTCTGCGGAGGGGTGTCCGCGCGGCGCGGTGCCTACCCCGAGACGGAGGCCGACCGGGAGCGGATGCGCCAGGCGACCCGCGAGGTCGCCGACAGCGCAGCAGAGCGGGCCCGCGAGCGCGTACCGGGGCTCACGGTCGTGGCGACCGGCGTGAGTGAAGCCGCGGCCGACGCCCTGGTGGGCCGCAGCCGTACCGCGGAGCTGACCGTCGTGGGGACCCGCGGGCACGGCGGCTTCCGCGGGCTGCTGCTCGGTTCCGTCAGCCTGCGCCTGGCCGCGCACGCCGCGGGGCCGTTGATGGTCGTGCGCGGCGCTCTCCCCGAGCCCGGCTCGGCCCCCGGCGACGTGGTCGTGGGAGTGAAGTCGGAGAGTGCGACGCAGCCGGTGGAGTACGGTCTCCAGGCGGCACAGCGGTCCGGTTCGGCGGTGCGGGTGGCGCACTGCTGGATCTATCCGATGCTGCCCGGGGTGGCCCTGCGGCTGTCTCCGCAGGAGCCCTCCACGGAGACCAAGCGTGCCGAGCAGTTCGTGGCGGACACTCTCCGGCCGTTCCGGAAGCGGTACTCCCAGGTGCCGCTGAGCGCCGAGCAGCACCAGGGGCAGCCGGCCGAGCATCTGATCAAGCTGAGCGAGGGCGCGGACGTGGTCGTGCTGGGGGTGCGGCGCCAGGCCCGGCGCCTCAGCCTCCAGGTGGGCCCGGTGGTGCACGCGGTGCTGCACCACGCCAAGTGCTCGGTGGTACTGGTGCCCGTGCCGTGA
- a CDS encoding cytosine permease translates to MAVSPGVTGADGAASAPSSASASPAAAETTGALDETVESRGIEPVPDHERSGRVRELFPTWVAANISVLLLTMGAGLVVFNGLNFWQVLLAAAIAGGISFGLVGLLSVSGKWGGAPGAMLSRATFGVRGNYFPGMILWVARFGWETINAVTGAYAVLTVLRLLFGVRSSTPLIAVTLLLFVGVTFVVSGMGRKVLNLCNTWSTYLFGLFTVLVLGYLVTTMDWGAVFSRPAGGTAMFIAGIGTIAAGGISWIPTGPDFARYLPHSAEGRKIFGTTLSGALLVLVPMVLMGGVMSVKDPALAKTDDPVSFLGEALPMWLAVPYLIIALIGMVLINSLSMYSAGFTAQTMGVKLPRAWAVSINAGISLAGGLLLMLVAKSFYGSFISFLSLLAVSFSAWVGVYGVDMLRRRNRTVRYDPAGLLDTSRSSRYWYVGGYCWQAMTAWGVALLLGLGFTKCDWFTGPLVSTWIGENGLGWAATALLAAVLYAVLPVPREGADPAPVPAPRTQEATAGTRRD, encoded by the coding sequence ATGGCAGTCTCCCCCGGCGTCACCGGCGCCGACGGCGCCGCCTCGGCGCCCTCCTCAGCATCCGCTTCCCCGGCCGCCGCCGAGACGACCGGCGCGCTCGACGAGACCGTCGAGAGCCGCGGCATCGAGCCCGTCCCCGACCACGAGCGGAGCGGCCGGGTCCGCGAACTCTTCCCCACCTGGGTGGCCGCCAACATCAGTGTCCTGCTGCTGACCATGGGCGCCGGCCTGGTGGTCTTCAACGGCCTCAACTTCTGGCAGGTCCTGCTCGCGGCCGCCATCGCGGGCGGCATCTCCTTCGGCCTGGTCGGACTGCTGTCCGTCTCCGGCAAGTGGGGCGGCGCACCGGGGGCCATGCTCTCCAGGGCCACCTTCGGCGTCCGGGGCAACTACTTCCCGGGCATGATCCTGTGGGTGGCCCGTTTCGGCTGGGAGACCATCAACGCGGTCACCGGCGCCTACGCTGTCCTCACGGTGCTCCGCCTGCTCTTCGGTGTCCGCAGCAGCACCCCGCTGATCGCCGTCACACTGCTGCTGTTCGTCGGGGTGACCTTCGTGGTCAGCGGTATGGGCCGCAAGGTCCTCAACCTCTGCAACACCTGGTCGACCTACCTCTTCGGGCTCTTCACGGTGCTGGTCCTGGGCTACCTGGTCACCACCATGGACTGGGGAGCGGTCTTCTCCCGGCCCGCCGGGGGCACCGCCATGTTCATCGCGGGGATCGGCACCATCGCGGCCGGGGGGATCAGCTGGATCCCCACGGGACCCGACTTCGCCCGGTACCTGCCGCACAGCGCCGAAGGACGGAAGATCTTCGGCACCACCCTCTCCGGCGCCCTGCTGGTGCTGGTTCCGATGGTGCTGATGGGCGGCGTGATGTCGGTCAAGGACCCGGCACTGGCCAAGACCGACGACCCCGTCTCCTTCCTCGGCGAGGCGCTGCCGATGTGGCTGGCCGTGCCGTACCTGATCATCGCGCTCATCGGGATGGTGCTGATCAACAGCCTCTCGATGTACTCGGCCGGCTTCACCGCGCAGACGATGGGCGTGAAGCTGCCGCGCGCCTGGGCCGTGAGCATCAACGCGGGTATCAGCCTGGCCGGCGGGCTGCTGCTGATGCTGGTGGCCAAGAGCTTCTACGGCTCGTTCATCTCCTTCCTGTCGCTGCTCGCCGTCTCCTTCTCCGCCTGGGTCGGCGTCTACGGGGTCGACATGCTGCGGCGCCGCAACCGGACCGTCCGCTACGACCCCGCCGGGCTGCTCGACACCTCGCGCAGCAGCCGCTACTGGTATGTCGGCGGCTACTGCTGGCAGGCCATGACGGCCTGGGGGGTCGCGTTGCTGCTGGGCCTGGGCTTCACCAAATGTGACTGGTTCACCGGGCCCCTCGTCTCCACCTGGATCGGCGAGAACGGGCTCGGCTGGGCCGCCACCGCCCTGCTGGCCGCGGTGCTCTACGCGGTGCTGCCCGTGCCCCGCGAGGGCGCGGACCCCGCGCCGGTCCCCGCACCCCGCACGCAGGAGGCGACCGCCGGGACGCGCCGGGACTGA
- a CDS encoding HIT domain-containing protein: MSADPADGSGCVFCRIVDGELPAFRVHEDGAVVAFLDRRPLFPGHTLVVPRSHVETLTDLPEESVGPYFGAVRRVTGAVERAMEAEGSFVAGNNRVSQSVPHLHMHVVPRRRKDGLRGFFWPRGSYPDESEARRVAARVRAEL; encoded by the coding sequence GTGTCCGCCGACCCCGCCGACGGCAGCGGGTGCGTCTTCTGCCGGATCGTCGACGGCGAACTGCCCGCCTTCCGCGTCCACGAGGACGGTGCCGTGGTCGCCTTCCTCGACCGGCGTCCGCTCTTTCCCGGCCACACCCTGGTGGTGCCGCGCAGCCATGTGGAGACGCTGACCGACCTGCCCGAGGAGTCGGTCGGCCCCTATTTCGGTGCCGTGCGCCGCGTCACCGGCGCGGTGGAGCGGGCCATGGAGGCCGAGGGCTCGTTCGTCGCGGGGAACAACCGGGTCAGCCAGTCGGTGCCGCACCTGCACATGCACGTCGTGCCGCGCAGGCGCAAGGACGGGTTGCGCGGGTTCTTCTGGCCGCGCGGCAGCTACCCCGACGAGTCCGAGGCCCGGCGCGTGGCCGCACGCGTCCGTGCGGAGTTGTGA
- a CDS encoding aldo/keto reductase, giving the protein MPQLGFGVYQVPDDEATDTVSTALEAGYRSVDTAALYGNEGGTGKALRESGIPREELFVTTKLWNTDQGHDTALRAFDDSLERLGLDYVDLYLIHWPAPARDRYVQTWRALAEIHDSGRARAVGVSNFETDHLQRLLDETGVAPAVNQIELHPRLQQPELRRFGAEQRIATEAWSPLGRGNGVLDDPAVRRAAAKHGKTPAQVVLRWHIQLGNVVIPKSVTPSRIKENIDVFDFELDGEDLREIQRLETGTRVGPDPRTMD; this is encoded by the coding sequence ATGCCGCAGCTCGGGTTCGGCGTGTACCAGGTGCCGGACGACGAGGCGACGGACACCGTCTCCACCGCGCTGGAGGCCGGATACCGCAGCGTGGACACCGCCGCCCTCTACGGGAACGAGGGCGGCACCGGCAAGGCGCTCCGCGAGTCCGGCATCCCCCGCGAGGAACTGTTCGTCACGACCAAGCTCTGGAACACCGACCAGGGCCATGACACCGCGCTGCGCGCCTTCGACGACTCGCTGGAGCGGCTGGGGCTCGACTACGTCGACCTGTACCTCATCCACTGGCCCGCGCCCGCCCGGGACCGCTACGTGCAGACCTGGCGGGCGCTGGCCGAGATCCACGACAGCGGCCGGGCACGCGCCGTCGGCGTCTCCAACTTCGAGACCGACCACCTCCAGCGGCTCCTGGACGAGACGGGAGTCGCCCCCGCGGTCAACCAGATCGAGCTGCACCCCCGGCTCCAGCAGCCGGAGCTGCGCCGCTTCGGCGCGGAGCAGCGGATCGCCACCGAGGCATGGTCCCCACTGGGCCGCGGCAACGGCGTCCTGGACGACCCCGCCGTCCGCCGGGCCGCCGCCAAGCACGGCAAGACGCCGGCCCAGGTGGTCCTGCGCTGGCACATCCAGCTCGGCAACGTCGTCATCCCGAAGTCCGTCACCCCCTCGCGGATCAAGGAGAACATCGACGTCTTCGACTTCGAACTGGACGGGGAGGATCTGCGCGAGATCCAGCGGCTGGAGACCGGCACCCGTGTCGGCCCCGACCCCCGCACGATGGACTGA